A region from the Lycium barbarum isolate Lr01 chromosome 8, ASM1917538v2, whole genome shotgun sequence genome encodes:
- the LOC132606921 gene encoding UDP-glycosyltransferase 73D1 yields MAANNPQKLHFVFIPLLAQGHMIPMIDMARLFAEHGVKVSLVTTPHNASRFAIIINRAREIGLDIELIQIPFPSEEVGLPIGCENLDSVPSRDLIINFYTALNTLQEPLEKFLQEQITPPSCIISDKCLSWTSEIARKLHVPRLVFHGMCCFSLLSSHNLKLHRPYLRVKSDTERFVVPGLPLRVEIAKNQLPGAFVQLPDLDDIRGQMQEAESSAYGVVVNSFAELEHGCVEEYEKAINKKVWCIGPVSLCNKNVMDMYQRGNKPSIDEKQCLKWLDTMENKSVLYCCLGSQCRLIASQLIEIGLGLEASQRPFIWVMKTSNQNFLELEKWLVDTKYEERTQGRGLVIKGWGPQVLILSHPAIKGFLTHCGWNSTIEGVSCGVPMITWPMFAEQFFNEKLIVEVLRIGVEVGVKFPVRWGEEEKVGVLVRKEQVASAIEELMDGGEEGEMRRVKAKELGLVARRTMEENGTSRLNILNLIQDILNQSLSAQLV; encoded by the coding sequence ATGGCAGCCAATAATCCTCAAAAACTTCATTTTGTGTTCATCCCATTACTTGCACAAGGCCACATGATTCCCATGATAGACATGGCCAGGCTATTTGCTGAGCATGGTGTGAAGGTTAGTTTAGTAACTACACCACACAACGCTTCAAGATTCGCAATAATTATCAATCGGGCAAGAGAAATTGGGCTAGATATTGAACTCATTCAAATCCCATTTCCCAGTGAAGAAGTTGGCTTACCAATTGGTTGCGAAAATCTTGATAGCGTCCCTTCACGTGACCTTATAATAAACTTTTATACCGCACTTAATACGTTACAAGAACCACTTGAGAAGTTTTTGCAAGAGCAAATTACCCCTCCAAGTTGCATAATTTCAGATAAGTGTCTTTCCTGGACTTCAGAAATAGCGCGAAAATTGCATGTCCCGAGGCTTGTTTTCCACGGGATGTGTTGTTTTTCTTTGTTAAGTTCACATAATTTGAAGCTACATAGGCCTTATCTAAGGGTCAAATCCGATACAGAACGTTTCGTTGTGCCAGGACTTCCACTAAGGGTTGAAATAGCCAAAAATCAACTTCCGGGGGCCTTCGTGCAGTTACCGGACTTGGATGATATTCGGGGTCAGATGCAAGAAGCTGAATCAAGTGCTTATGGAGTGGTGGTTAATAGTTTTGCGGAATTGGAACATGGATGTGTGGAGGAATATGAAAAAGCAATTAACAAGAAGGTATGGTGCATTGGACCAGTTTCACTTTgcaataagaatgttatggataTGTACCAAAGAGGGAACAAACCTTCAATTGATGAAAAACAATGTTTGAAATGGCTCGATACTATGGAAAATAAGTCTGTTCTTTACTGTTGTCTTGGTAGCCAATGCAGGCTAATCGCATCACAGTTGATAGAAATTGGGCTAGGTTTAGAAGCATCACAACGACCATTTATTTGGGTAATGAAGACCTCCAATCAAAATTTTCTTGAGTTGGAAAAATGGTTAGTGGACACAAAGTACGAGGAGAGAACCCAAGGGAGGGGACTTGTGATTAAAGGTTGGGGCCCTCAAGTTCTTATATTGTCACATCCAGCCATAAAGGGGTTCCTAACACATTGTGGCTGGAACTCAACAATTGAAGGGGTGAGTTGTGGCGTGCCTATGATCACATGGCCAATGTTTGCGGAACAATTCTTTAATGAAAAGCTCATTGTTGAAGTTTTGAGgattggagttgaagttggagttaAATTTCCAGTTAGATGGGGAGAAGAAGAGAAAGTTGGAGTACTTGTTCGCAAAGAACAAGTTGCAAGTGCTATAGAGGAACTAATGGATGGAGGAGAAGAAGGGGAAATGAGAAGAGTTAAAGCTAAAGAACTTGGATTAGTAGCAAGAAGGACCATGGAAGAAAATGGAACTTCTCGACTCAACATATTGAACCTTATCCAAGACATCTTAAACCAGTCATTAAGTGCTCAATTAGTTTAa